A segment of the Halococcus saccharolyticus DSM 5350 genome:
GACCAAACAGGGTGACTGCGGGCCTGCCAACGAGATGCCAACCGTCTCGTTCACGGCGAGTCCGTCCGCGCCCGATCCGAGCGCGTCGGTCACGTTCGACGCGTCGGGTTCTTCGGATCCGGATGGCTCGATCACATCCTACGAGTGGGCGTTCGGTGACGGCACCTCGGGGACCGGCGAAACCGCGAGTCACACCTACGACGCCATCGGGAAGTACACCGTCGAGCTGACGGTGACTGACGACGGCGGCAAGACCGCGAGTACGACTTCGACGCTCACGGTGGGCAACCCCAACGAGGTCCCGACTGCGTCGTTTGCGGTCGATCCGTCGATGCCCGCACCCGGGAAAGCGGCCACGTTCGACGCGTCGGGCTCCTCGGATCCCGACGGCTCGATCACATCCTACGAGTGGGACTTCGGCGACGGATCGACGGGTTCGGGGAAGACTGCGAGTCACACCTACAGCTCGAAGGGTACCTACACGGTCTCGCTGACTGTCACGGACGGTGCGGGCGCGAGCACGACCACCACGAGCGACGTGACGGTCGGGACCGGCCCCTCCGACGAGTTCAAAGTCATCGGTTACTACCCCGGCTGGAAGGCAACGCCGGAGTACGACTACTACCCCGAGGACATCCCGTGGGGCAAGGTCACCGACGTGCAGTACGCCTTCCTCGGCGTCGATGCGACGAAGGCCGTTCCCACGATCATGAGCGAACAGGACCGGAAGAATCTAGAGCGGTTCAAGGAGCTCAAGTCGGGACCAGCATCGGACACCCGCGTGAAGGTCTCGGTCGGTGGGTGGGCCGACTCGGAGGGGTTCAGCGACATCGCGGCGAGTCAGAGCAAGCGCCAGACGTTCGCCGACCGGAGCGTCGAGATCGTCCGAAAGTACGACCTCGACGGCGTCGACATCGACTGGGAACATCCCGGTAGCTCCCAGGGCAAGTGCCAGTGTGGCCGTAACGCAGACTACGAGAACCACATCAAGCTGTTGCAGGCGCTGCGCGACGCGCTCGACGCCGCCGGGAAGGAGGACGGTCAGAAGTACTACCTCTCGGTCGCCAACGGTGGTTCGGACTGGAACGCAGGCGGGCTCCGTCACGGCAAGATCGGGGAGATCTGTGACTACACCATGATCATGGCGTACGACTTCACCGGGTCGTGGATGGACGTCGCCGGACTGAACGCGCCGCTGTACGGTTCGGGCCATCCGACCGAAAACTCTCAGTACGGCGAGACCTACACCGCCCAGTACTACGTCGAGTACTCCGTGGACAAGTTGTACGCGGGCAATCACGGCGAGACGGGCTACTGGCCCGGCCAATGGAAGTACCCGCCCGCCGAACCTGCTGCCCATAGCGAGCTCGTGCTCGGGCTGCCGTTCTACGGACGCGGGTTCAACGGCACCGAGCTCTACGGTAGCTACAGCGGACTGCCGAAGGGAACGTGGCACGACCAGCTCGAAAAGGGTGCGGACCCGACGGGCGCGTTCGACTTCGGCGATCTGGAGGAGAACTATCAGAACACGAGCGGATGGACGAAGTACCGCCACGATCCCGGTGCAGTGCCGTACCTCGTCAACGAAAGTGAGGAGACGATCATCAGCTACGACGACGAGCAGGCGATCGAGGAGAAGGTGAAGTTCGCGAAGGAGCGCGGCATGCAGGGCGTGATGTTCTGGGAACTCTCCCAGGACTGGAACGAGACGCTGCTCGACGCGATCCTCGCCACGATCTGATCGTCAGCCGTCGTTCGATCTACCGATGAACAACACACCACGCGACACGCCCGATCGGCGGTCGACGCGCCTGCCGATCCAGCGGGGCGTGCCACCGCCCGTGACGAACGGCGGACGATCGAGGGTCGGCGACGTCGATCCGAACGGCGTTCCGATCCCACGAGCTCGTCGCGGCGAACGTGTACTCGGCGCATAGCACTCGACGAACGATGCGGAAGACGACACCACGAACACAACTCATGAACCACACACGACGGAGCGTACTGCGCAAGGCAGCGGGACTCTCGGCGCTGGCGATCGGGACGAGCGGAGCCGCTTCGGCGGCGACCGACTGTAGCAACGTGCCAGCATACGACGCGAACACTGCGTACTCGGGCGGCGACCAGGTGATCTACGAGGGATCGCTCTGGACCGCCGAGTGGTGGACCAAAGGCACTGCACCCTCCACGAGCGAGAACGTCTGGACCAAACAGGGCGACTGTGGGTCCGGCGGCGGTGGCGGTGGTGGCTCCGATGGCGGCAGCGGCGGAAGCGCCGCCGACTGTAGCGGCGTCCCGGCATACGACCCGAACACCGCCTACTCCGGTGGCGATCAGGTGGTCCACAACGGATCACTCTGGATCGCCGAGTGGTGGACCCGTGGAAGCGCGCCCGCCGAGTCCGAGGCGGTCTGGACGCTGGAGGGGTCCTGCCGTAGCGACGGCGGCGGTGATGGTGGCGATGGCGGCGGTGATGATGGAGACGGCGGCGGTGGCGGCGGAGGCGGCGGTGGCGGGATTTACTCCCTCTACGCGGGTACGTGGATGAACCGCGTCGACGGCGTGACGAGCCGGAACCTCGATCACGTCTACCTGACGGTCCTCGGTGACGCCACGGACGACGGCGAGGTGAACGCCGGGTGGCTGGCGGGCTGCAACACGGGCTCGTGTAGCCAGAAGTCACTCTCGACACAGACCGACACGATCCAAGCGCTTCAGGACAACGGCGTCGAGGTGCGGGTTTCGATCGGCGGCGCGGACGGACGTGTCGTGGCTCGGGACGCGAGCAGCGCCACCGAACTCAAAAACGCCTACGCCAACATCCTCGACACGCTCGGCGTCAGCACGCTCGACATCGACGACGAGAACGCCGACCAGCGCTCCGAGACGCTCTACGAGATGCGCAACGAGGCGCTGGCGATGCTCAAAACGGAGCGACCGAACGTCACGGTCGGCTTCACGGTCTCTGCGACCGCGGATGGCATCGTGAGCTACGGCCACTCGCGTGGCAAGACGTGGATCAAGGACGCCGAAAAGAAGGGCGTCGGCCTCGATTACGTCCAGCCGATGACGATGTACTTCCAGGGCGACGAGAACTTCGATTCGATCACCCAGTCGCTCGAAGGTACTGTTGACTTCCTGGAGACGGTCTACACCGGGAAGTCCCGGAGCGCGATCTGGTCGATGGTGGGCGTGACGCCCCTGCTGAGTCAGATATCGACCCAGGACGCGACACAACTGGTCGATTACGCCAGCCAGAAGGGCATGTACAGCATCGCGCCGTGGTCGCTGAACCTGGACACCAACGGCGAGTTCTCGGACATCTTCAAGCAGTTCGGATAGCCGACGGGGACTGAGCCGCTCGAACGGGGTCGAGCACGACTCTCGACTTCCCTAATCGGCTCCCGATGGTTCGCCGAAGAATCCGCCACGACGATCCTCGGTCCCATCACTCGTTGCCGGATCGCACACGAAACGAAAGACGACAAAACCGACATGAAACACACACGACGAAGCCTTCTTCAGAAGGTATCGACACTGCCCATCGCGGCGTACGGCCTCAGCGGGATCGCAGCGGCAGCCGATTGCAGCGGCGTCCCGGCGTACGATTCGGGAACCACCTACTTAGGTGGCGATCAGGTGATCTACGAGGGATCGCTCTGGACCGCCGAGTGGTGGACCAAAGGAACCACGCCCGCCACGAGTGAGAACGTCTGGACCAAACAGGGCGACTGTGGACCGGTCAACGACGGGCCGACCGCCTCGTTCACGGCGAGTCCGTCCACGCCCGATCCGGGTGCGTCGGTCACGTTCG
Coding sequences within it:
- a CDS encoding glycosyl hydrolase family 18 protein; the protein is MNDSRRDLLRKVSALPVAAYGFSGIAAAADCSGIPAYDSGTAYSGGDQVTYDGSLWTAEWWTKGTAPAASENAWTKQGDCSANGGSGSDGSVTDCSGVPAYDASTAYSGGDQVTHEGTLWTAEWWTKGTTPAASENVWTKQGDCGPANEMPTVSFTASPSAPDPSASVTFDASGSSDPDGSITSYEWAFGDGTSGTGETASHTYDAIGKYTVELTVTDDGGKTASTTSTLTVGNPNEVPTASFAVDPSMPAPGKAATFDASGSSDPDGSITSYEWDFGDGSTGSGKTASHTYSSKGTYTVSLTVTDGAGASTTTTSDVTVGTGPSDEFKVIGYYPGWKATPEYDYYPEDIPWGKVTDVQYAFLGVDATKAVPTIMSEQDRKNLERFKELKSGPASDTRVKVSVGGWADSEGFSDIAASQSKRQTFADRSVEIVRKYDLDGVDIDWEHPGSSQGKCQCGRNADYENHIKLLQALRDALDAAGKEDGQKYYLSVANGGSDWNAGGLRHGKIGEICDYTMIMAYDFTGSWMDVAGLNAPLYGSGHPTENSQYGETYTAQYYVEYSVDKLYAGNHGETGYWPGQWKYPPAEPAAHSELVLGLPFYGRGFNGTELYGSYSGLPKGTWHDQLEKGADPTGAFDFGDLEENYQNTSGWTKYRHDPGAVPYLVNESEETIISYDDEQAIEEKVKFAKERGMQGVMFWELSQDWNETLLDAILATI
- a CDS encoding carbohydrate-binding protein, whose protein sequence is MNHTRRSVLRKAAGLSALAIGTSGAASAATDCSNVPAYDANTAYSGGDQVIYEGSLWTAEWWTKGTAPSTSENVWTKQGDCGSGGGGGGGSDGGSGGSAADCSGVPAYDPNTAYSGGDQVVHNGSLWIAEWWTRGSAPAESEAVWTLEGSCRSDGGGDGGDGGGDDGDGGGGGGGGGGGIYSLYAGTWMNRVDGVTSRNLDHVYLTVLGDATDDGEVNAGWLAGCNTGSCSQKSLSTQTDTIQALQDNGVEVRVSIGGADGRVVARDASSATELKNAYANILDTLGVSTLDIDDENADQRSETLYEMRNEALAMLKTERPNVTVGFTVSATADGIVSYGHSRGKTWIKDAEKKGVGLDYVQPMTMYFQGDENFDSITQSLEGTVDFLETVYTGKSRSAIWSMVGVTPLLSQISTQDATQLVDYASQKGMYSIAPWSLNLDTNGEFSDIFKQFG